The Methanobacteriales archaeon HGW-Methanobacteriales-1 genome has a segment encoding these proteins:
- a CDS encoding peptidylprolyl isomerase encodes MAVKEGDFIKLEFTGRTKETGDVFDTTIEEVAEEAGIKVDNKAYGPIPVIVGGGHLLKGLDESVAGMEEGDKKTVELPPEQAFGERDAKLIQLIPMKEFKKQGVNPYVGMTLTVENHNGRVINISGGRVRVDFNHELAGKTLEYDVEVIEVTTDDLEKVKSMIKLHYPNTNLDVSKTEITFEDGKVIISMDEVAKFDNQPYMDITFARFRISRDIWENIEGVEKVEFTDVFEKKEAEAAEEVAEEVAEEVAEEVIEEVAEEIPEVLDASEVKEEKEE; translated from the coding sequence ATGGCAGTGAAAGAAGGAGACTTTATAAAATTAGAATTTACAGGACGAACCAAAGAGACCGGTGATGTCTTTGACACTACTATTGAAGAAGTAGCTGAAGAAGCTGGAATTAAAGTTGATAATAAGGCCTATGGACCAATACCAGTTATTGTAGGCGGAGGACACTTACTAAAAGGTTTAGATGAATCTGTTGCAGGAATGGAAGAAGGAGATAAGAAAACAGTCGAACTTCCTCCGGAACAGGCTTTTGGTGAGCGAGACGCTAAATTAATCCAGCTTATTCCAATGAAAGAATTCAAAAAGCAAGGTGTTAATCCGTATGTGGGTATGACTCTCACTGTGGAAAACCACAATGGTCGAGTAATAAACATTTCTGGTGGCCGAGTGCGAGTGGATTTCAATCATGAACTAGCGGGTAAAACTTTAGAATATGATGTGGAAGTTATAGAAGTCACCACTGATGATTTGGAAAAAGTCAAAAGTATGATCAAACTCCACTACCCTAACACAAATCTAGATGTTTCCAAAACTGAAATTACCTTTGAAGATGGAAAAGTTATTATTTCCATGGATGAAGTGGCCAAATTCGATAATCAGCCTTACATGGACATTACCTTTGCCCGATTTAGAATTTCCCGAGATATCTGGGAAAACATTGAAGGTGTAGAAAAAGTAGAGTTCACTGACGTCTTTGAAAAGAAAGAAGCAGAAGCTGCTGAAGAAGTAGCCGAAGAAGTAGCCGAAGAAGTGGCTGAAGAAGTCATCGAAGAAGTAGCTGAAGAAATTCCAGAAGTCTTAGATGCTTCTGAAGTGAAAGAAGAGAAAGAAGAATAA
- the serS gene encoding serine--tRNA ligase: MKFILHGEITFSKDIIEAEEDIKNFIKDANSELLLKGVPEGKEEEGAQITNWEIDGSILKVTIESGHRVRAHDAILRMKKPLTQLLGQKYHMGIRKIFVPKYKTIIPTGKDKYDVDFDLAKKLPQITDFEINDGEVIVEVHDMEEADLRKHIVNRILKYVTAPETGTEKSDDEKSSQEAADEEKPTDILTRQVTKVTPGKIIARSEKRTPLFEGDPTEESIKQGWVKKFPGRGQWLYAPPMVALQRALEEILLENIVIPLGFEEYLFPKLIPIPIMHKMRYLEGLPEGMYYCSAPKRDPATFEKFKNELIINKEVPIDLLKEGLKDPGYVIAPAQCEPFYEFLSHEVVNEEDLPIKAYDKSGWTYRWEAGGAKGLDRVHEFQRTELVWLGTPEQTNEIRDKTLELSHQIADEMELEWYTEIGDDPFYLEGRKVEERGIEFPDVPKYEMRLSLPGQDKGVAVVSANVHGTHFIEGFSIKEARNQRIWTGCTGIGLSRWVFGFLAQKGFDTTQWPELVREKVEMVKVPKMVTWP; encoded by the coding sequence ATGAAATTCATACTCCATGGAGAAATAACATTCAGCAAAGATATTATAGAAGCTGAAGAAGATATAAAAAACTTTATTAAGGACGCTAACAGCGAATTACTTCTAAAAGGAGTTCCAGAAGGTAAAGAAGAAGAAGGAGCTCAAATTACCAATTGGGAAATAGATGGCAGTATCTTAAAAGTCACCATAGAATCTGGCCATCGCGTAAGGGCCCACGATGCCATTTTACGAATGAAAAAACCATTAACCCAACTATTAGGGCAAAAATATCACATGGGAATACGAAAAATCTTTGTGCCTAAATATAAAACTATTATTCCTACTGGAAAGGACAAATATGATGTGGATTTTGATCTAGCCAAGAAATTACCTCAAATTACCGATTTTGAAATAAATGACGGCGAAGTGATTGTAGAAGTGCACGATATGGAAGAGGCCGATTTAAGGAAGCACATCGTTAATAGAATTTTAAAATATGTTACTGCACCAGAAACTGGTACTGAAAAATCAGATGATGAAAAAAGCTCCCAAGAAGCAGCCGATGAAGAAAAACCTACGGATATTCTTACCAGACAGGTCACTAAAGTCACCCCCGGTAAAATAATAGCCCGCAGTGAAAAAAGAACTCCTCTTTTTGAAGGGGATCCTACTGAAGAGTCCATAAAACAGGGTTGGGTAAAAAAATTCCCTGGAAGGGGCCAATGGCTCTATGCACCACCAATGGTAGCTTTGCAGCGAGCTTTGGAAGAAATTTTGCTGGAAAACATTGTAATTCCATTAGGCTTTGAGGAATATTTGTTTCCCAAACTGATTCCTATTCCAATAATGCACAAAATGAGATATCTAGAAGGGCTTCCTGAAGGAATGTATTATTGCAGTGCACCTAAAAGAGACCCAGCAACTTTTGAAAAGTTTAAAAATGAATTAATCATCAACAAAGAAGTTCCTATTGACTTATTAAAAGAAGGGCTTAAAGATCCAGGTTATGTAATTGCCCCGGCCCAATGCGAACCATTTTACGAATTCTTAAGTCATGAAGTGGTTAATGAAGAAGATTTGCCTATTAAAGCATATGATAAAAGTGGATGGACCTACCGGTGGGAAGCAGGTGGCGCAAAAGGCCTGGATAGAGTACATGAGTTCCAGCGAACTGAACTAGTATGGTTAGGAACTCCCGAGCAGACCAATGAAATAAGAGATAAAACCCTAGAATTATCCCATCAAATAGCCGATGAAATGGAACTGGAATGGTACACCGAAATCGGAGACGACCCATTTTATTTAGAAGGTCGTAAAGTGGAAGAAAGAGGAATAGAATTCCCAGACGTGCCTAAATACGAAATGAGGTTAAGTTTACCTGGTCAAGATAAAGGAGTGGCTGTGGTTTCTGCCAATGTCCATGGAACGCACTTTATAGAAGGATTTTCTATTAAAGAAGCTCGAAATCAAAGAATATGGACTGGATGTACTGGTATTGGACTATCCCGCTGGGTCTTTGGATTCCTGGCTCAGAAAGGATTTGACACCACACAATGGCCAGAACTGGTTAGAGAAAAAGTGGAAATGGTTAAGGTTCCTAAGATGGTTACCTGGCCTTAA
- a CDS encoding carbon monoxide dehydrogenase, whose protein sequence is MKIAVTGKGGVGKTTLSSTLSCIFSKKYKVFAIDADPDMNLASSLGIHDKITPISEMRDLIKDRTGAEPGSSFGEVFKMNPKISDLPETLSLDYGPDGNLKILVMGTVDKGGDGCVCPASVLLKALLRHMILKKDEIVILDMEAGIEHLGRKTAESVDMMIVVVEPGLKSLETAQRIKKLAGDIGVQNIVAVINKVSSVEEEEFVEKKLIELDVDMLGSIPRDSSVINADMEGKPLNQYPDSDALKSIEEIGKKILNISGMD, encoded by the coding sequence ATGAAAATCGCTGTAACCGGAAAAGGAGGAGTAGGTAAAACAACTCTTTCCAGTACATTGTCATGTATTTTCTCCAAAAAGTACAAAGTATTCGCTATAGATGCCGATCCAGACATGAATCTAGCATCGAGCCTTGGAATACACGATAAAATCACACCTATATCTGAAATGAGGGATTTAATAAAGGATAGGACTGGAGCAGAACCTGGATCTTCCTTTGGAGAAGTATTCAAAATGAATCCTAAAATTAGCGATCTTCCAGAAACACTATCCTTGGACTATGGCCCAGATGGAAACTTGAAAATTCTGGTCATGGGGACCGTAGATAAAGGTGGAGATGGGTGTGTCTGTCCTGCTTCTGTCCTTTTGAAGGCTCTCTTAAGGCATATGATACTAAAAAAAGACGAAATAGTTATTCTAGATATGGAAGCGGGAATAGAACATTTAGGACGTAAAACTGCTGAATCCGTGGATATGATGATCGTGGTAGTTGAGCCCGGTTTAAAATCCCTGGAAACTGCTCAAAGAATAAAAAAACTGGCCGGAGACATTGGAGTACAGAATATAGTGGCTGTAATTAATAAAGTTTCGAGTGTGGAAGAAGAAGAATTCGTCGAGAAAAAATTAATAGAGCTGGATGTTGATATGTTAGGAAGCATTCCACGCGATTCATCTGTGATCAATGCCGACATGGAAGGCAAGCCCCTTAATCAATACCCAGATTCAGATGCCTTAAAATCGATTGAAGAAATTGGAAAAAAAATATTAAATATCTCGGGTATGGATTAA